In Hippopotamus amphibius kiboko isolate mHipAmp2 chromosome 6, mHipAmp2.hap2, whole genome shotgun sequence, the genomic window TGTTCCTAAAAGATTTGCCTGTGTCTATATGATGTAACCAATCAACTGAGACACAATAATCAACTAGACTCATAGAATGACACTTTCAATTTGCAGGCACTTCCAGTATTAGAGTAGAAATAAGTGGATCATCCCTGGTCTGGTTATTTCATTTGGACACACAGAACCTTAATCAAATAATTAGCTTTAATCGTTCCTTAATTAATAGCTAATAATGATTCCCTGAATGTGTCAAAGCAAATAAAAGTGGGTGTTTCTCCTACTCTATGACTGGAGAGTTATTGCGTATACCCAGATTCCTGTTTTTTTTCCAGCGTCCTTGTGGCCTATAAACGGTCTACTTTTCTTTGGGTCCACTATATTGTGTCTGCACATTCTCAGGCTAAGATGTGTTGACATGCAAAAGAGATAGAAGTCAACTGTAATTTAAAACGACAACAATGAGCTTTACTTCTATACCACTAGTGACCTAAGCTGTTCACCTTTAATACCAGAAAACCCTAAACAATGATATTCAGAGTATGGTTTACTGTGATGAAAGTGGCAATTAGTTTATTGTTTTGGTCATTGTTTTGGAAATTCACAATTTTAATTCatgttaaattaaatataaaatttaacagTTTAGCAGAGAAAATTTAGGGATCCATATTATTGCGGGGCCAGGACTCATATAAATAGAAGTTGACATCTGCTGCCTCACTGTTGTATATTATGAGACATAAAGGAGAGAAGTGATTTAAACTGTCATCCTCGTTCCTGGCATGAAAAGGCCTTTGTAGCATAGATTCTGAAACTAGCCCTTGGTTCTTAGCACCTATATCTTACAACGCGTTAAAAGTATAATGGGCGTTCAGGAGCCCAGCAAAAGCCTGCATTATGTCCACTGCTGGGGAACATGTCTGGCTGTATGGTGAGTTGGCCACCAGAGATCTTTTTGCATAAAAGACCTTAGAATCTCCTGGCAGAGATCTCAttctaaggaaagaaagagacagacagacaagctTAATTCAGCAGTAAAGTCTCCATCATGATAACGAAAGGGTCATTCATCCAGTCAATCCACAAAGGTTTACTGAACACCTATCACAAGATTCTGAGTTTACCATGGTGTCTGTTACTCAGATTTGTCCTCCACTCTAGCCTGGCCTTATGGAGAGGGTGGATTCTGAACACAAAGTGGAAAGGGCTGCTTTTTTTGATATCTACATGGGATGACTTCAGTACTTTTAAAAAGGGAGTACAACAGAAGGAGAGACAggatccccccccccacctccccctccccccacccccatacttACATGGCCATAGGTCTTTGGATGTGGAGGCAGTGGCAATGCCAGCTGGAGAGCCGCAGTGCCCAGCAGGGTTGGCTGTGGTACTGCCAGACAGCCACACCTGACTCAGTGCCCTGCGGTGCTGGCGGGCTGTGTGTGAGCCGCGCTAGGGAGCTGCCGAGGGCTCCTGAATGCTCTGAGAGCAcgtggcaggggctggggccctTGTGGGACATAAGCCATCAAAGACGTGGAGAAAGAAGTCATTTCACATAAAGAGTTGTTAAGTTCTTCCTCCAAATATTTCAAAGATATTGTTTGAAGGAAAAATTGGAAAGACGGAAGTAACTTTTTTGGGGACAATCCTGTAGTGACCAATGTGACCAATTTCCACAAACTCTATCCAAATGAAGGGTTTGTATGACTGCAGTCAGCCGGTGATTCTGTGGGTGTAAACACAGATAACGCTCAGTGGGTGTCTGGTCCCTCTGCAGTCTTTCCCATGAGTTGGCTGCAGGGGTAAAGCCGAGCACTGGGGATATTCTGTCGTGATGATTCTGGTCCCTACCTCGAAAaccttttattttcagtgttgTTTCCCAGAGAGAATGACTGATTCCATGCTCTCAGAGTTTTAGGCTTGGGTGTGTGTACTTACTAATATCACGCAATTTAAAATTAGTGCCTCAGACACAATAGATGCAGATAATAATACCAAGTAAACACATTGttcttaaatttatctttaaatttaaaaataatgaaaaataattcagaatctaGTGATAGGTAATAAATTAACCTTTgtggattgaatgaatgaatcactcTTTTGTTATCAATTATaatgttattatatattttcattattaatattaattaattattattgtgCTTTCAGAGAAAGCTGACACAATTCCAAGGTGGAAGATTTGTGATGATCAAGCTGAAAAGTAATGTGATAATCACATGAGGATGAGACACAGAGAATCGTCAAGAATCACACACAGGCGTGCACGCATATATGCGCATGTCTACGTGCACAGGTACACAATGGTGGCATGTATAATATTTCCCATGTAAGCATCTTCAAAATCCTTGAATTAACAAGacaaatagatatatattttttaccactGAAACTTATACTGTAGCAGTGACAGTTTAATTAGGCAACTTGTGTccttttatcaaaatatttgtttccagATCGGTTAATGTGCTTCTGAAATATTAGtttattgaatttttcttttccttatgtgTATTCACTGTGTTCACTGTATTTGGCTGGACTGTGGCACCTTTGGaacgtaatttttaaaaagcagctgtGCAAATTTGACAGATAATCACTAACAAAAGGATGGTTTTGATTAGTCCCGTAATGAACAATTATTCGTTTCTTTCAACAGGCTTACAAATACAGACTTGTCCATAGGTATTACATGTGTACTAAATGtgtgtacattttaattttaatgctaattcatatttttatacacaCTCAATACACATTACTATTCAAGGTTGATTAAGTACAAGAGGGTtgaaatgcagccaataaaacaagATTAGAAAGAgattagaaacaaattttaattagaaaattaccACCTCAAATCCTTTTAGGAAGTAGGtagacataaataataaatagaaccACTTAGAGACTTTCCTTGACAAGTGGCTGGAATTCTGGAGGGCTGTATTCTAGTCACACCTCTAACTCTGGCTTTCCTAGTGACCTTTAGTAATTGTTTGATAAATCTTTCAGAAGCTAGGAACATATTAGGTGATCAATAAATGCCTCTGAATTTCATTAAGGTCAGGAAAAAGAATCTCAGGTCTTTGTTTTCCCTACAGAACAATTTTCGAGGCCGTTTGGAGGAGATCCTGGAACCAATCTAAAATAAGGCTCCTGGATCTGATCTTTGGAGACTTCAGACACTCTCGATTGAGGCTAGATTTCATGGACTTGTAAGAagactgaaaatgttttcttttttccgtgtgaaaaccaaaatgtaaaagatACTTTTATATGTCACATAATCCAGACCTTGCCGTAAACTTATCTGCAATTTACCATTAAACTGTTTCTTACCCGTTGGGCTTCAGTGGAGGTGTCCCAGAAGAAATGAGACTTGCTCTGAGTTTCTGTGACCGGGGAATTGTCTCTTTGAGGGTCACTCCGCCTGTATTCACCTGCAGGAGCTTGCAGGGGTGCTAGCCTTCAGGTCCCACGCATCAGGACTTCTGCTTGCTTTGTTTGGAAACGCCCTTTGTGACCGATAGCTCTTTCCCCCTCACCCTGTGATGCTAGAGGAGCATAAGCTGATTAAATACACCAGCATTTGGTGAGCAATCTGTTTCCCTTGATTTCCTGCACTCATTTTCTACGGCTACTGTAACAATTTACCAcacacttagtggcttaaaacaacaaaaacgtATGCTTTCACATCTCGGTACATTTAAAAGTCCAACACAAGTTTTACTGGgctaaaattaaggtgttggcagggatATGTTTCCTTCCAGAGGATCCAGGTAAaactatttccttgccttttccagcttcttagAGCTGCCTATATTCATTGGCTTGCGGCCgcttccctccatcttcaaagtcagcaatgCTACATCTCTCTGAAGGTCCCCAAAGTCTAAACCCATTTTTCCATTATCAACAtctctctgtcctcttctctctctttttctctctctcctacctTTAAGGACCCTGTGgttacactgggcccacccaaATAATCCAGAAAAATCTCCCCATCTCGAAGTCCTTCACTGCGTCACATCTACAAAGCCCCTTTTggcatgtaaggtaacatattcacaggttcctgaGATTAGGATGTATATATCTTTGGAAGgagggcattattctgcctaccatccTTCTTGTTATCATTATGTTTCTTTAGGAGTGGAGGAAGATAAAGTTGTTTAGTGAATTATTACTATAATTGTTATAATTTTCATCATGATAGAATCACGGTTGAGAAGTGTGGTCCATATTTGCAGAAATGGCCACAATAATTTCCTTTCCTATAGCCACACTTCTGTGCCGTCGCCTCCCACAATGACGCTGGGCTTGGCCACGTGACATGCTTTGTTCAATGAGAAATAACTAACAGGattgaaataaatgtttgaaaaatgctTGCACAAAGAGATTTGCCCTCTCTTGCTATTCTTTACAGCCCTCTGACTACCATGAAGATGCCCAAGTGAGTCTACTAAGTGATGAGACACATGTGACCCAGGCACCTTTGTCTTTGAGCCAATAGCCAATATTGGCAAGTAGCACCAATCCATCAGCAGCACATGCTGCTGACATTTAAGAGATGTCACCTTACATCATCCAGTCACCAGCTGACCTACCAGAAACCACAAGTGCATGAGGAAGGCCAGCAGTGTGGAGCCAAGCTGGACCAGACCAGAAGGACTATCCAGCTAAGCaacagaatcctgagctaattaGAATGTTTTGGAGGTGGTCTGTTATGCAACAAAAGTTAATTAATGCAGGAAGTGATAGGTAAAATGGAAGCCAAAGCCAGGAATAAGGTTGACTCGAAAGATGATTTAGTTGTAAGGGAAGAATAACAAAGAATATTCCttaaagacaaaccacagacatGAAATTTTTGGGAGAGATCCTACGCACAGGCACAGAAACAGCTAAGTACATTGAGTCTaacccctcctttctctccatcttcatgCCCCCAACTCTGTGACATTCACTGTCACAAGCATGCTCCAATAATCATTTTTACCTGATGGTATGATATCTTGAAAGAGCTTAAACATCTCCTAATCTGATGCTCCaattttatttaatagaaaaCTCAAGCCCAAAGAGGTGAATTGACTTGCCCATTTCACTTACATTTAgcttatatttcttttgttttcaatgaaacaaatatatttcCTAAACACTTTTGAAAACGTTACGGTACCTTACTTGCGGGAGAACGTTgtgttcagttttcttctctttcctgtatCTTCTGATATAAGTCTCAGGTGGGTGGACCTATAACCAGAAGCTCGGTGGCAGGGAGAGAGTATGACTCTTCCATGGTCAACATACCCAGAGAACTGTCTTTGAAAGGATACCTTTACCTcattcctagaaaaaaatgagccAGAGATGGAGGATGCCATCAGTGTGGCCTTACCAAAGAAATAGGCAGTTTTGCAGTTGGCCTTCGTTCTCTGGtgccatttaaaaaaaggtaatacaAAGCAAAGCTGTGGGCATTTAGAAATGTGGAAGATGAGCCAGCTCTTTGAAACGACGTTACCGATCTTCTGGGAGTGACTCACCTTCTTGGTGGACTGATTTTAAAGTGGGATGACATGTATGTTTAGAAACAATAAACCCTTTCACCAACAGCTCACTCAAACCTAGTAGACTGATATGGTTTACAAATTCAGAAGTGATAGAACTAGCCTGGTAAGGTATCAAGCATGCTGCTGCCTCCTTGATATGATTGAAAGGTTATTGCTTTTCGGCTGAGCTGCCCTTAAATAACAGACATTTGTTCTTGGAATACCAATCAGGTGCTTTCTACGGGAAATGCATATTGCTCTCAGTTCAGTTCTGCCTTTTCATTGCCCCAGTCCACTTCTAATCATTATGAAATAGCACTCTTATTCCTCTAAGCTATGATAAACTGTAATtggaaagaaatctttaaaagcataaaacataaagaaattgtTTTTGTAAGATGTGTCATAAGGCATCATTTATTAGGACCTTACCAAATGATCATATTTTGGCCCAAATTTCATCCTTGCACTAGCTGTAAAAGAAAGGTTTGCTATAAAAATTGATAAACAGATGCTAGGGGGCCTGAGTAACCTACTTAAGAGGACAGACTGTTTTGAAAATACTTGAAGTAACacccatttagaaaaaaaaattgccaattaagaggcttttattttgaaaagcaggTGCAATTAGATATCTATTTATCAATCTATTGTTAGTATAGTTTGGCACTTTGTCTACTTGGGAATAATTGCaatgaatttgctttaaaatactctaTATTTTCACCTTGTTAGCCTGAATTGCTAAGATTTTGCTGTATGTAGTCATTTTTAGAGGGAATCTTTtcagcaaagtttttttttcagcttAGACTGTAGTCTGTTCTCCTAAGTGGAAAATGGCTGCTGAGTGTGCGAAAAGAGTGCAAAAGACTTCAGCAGGAAGACACTATTTATGATCATTTGAAATTCTCCATCCCTGGAAAATTCTCAAATTAGGCTTATGAAGGTAATCCAATCTAGCAGACTGCTAACTGGACAAAGCACAAGCTTATTGGCAGGGCTGGATTTGGGGCTGCACTTATCCTTGGTTCTTACCTTCCCTTAGCAGCATCCCAGGAGTTCTCTGGTCCTGGAGCTTGTCCTCCAGCAGGGCCCTTGTTCCAGGGGCAGCACCCCAAGCAGTGCTCTCACAAGGCTCCATCATCTTTAGTGGAAACTGTTCTGGCAATTGCTAGTCCATCAACATAAAAGGTACCAAATCTAAGATCAGATGTGATTACGATGGGTTTACGTGTCTTTGCGTTAGCACACATTAGCTAAGGACCCTGATGTCTTAGATTTTTCCTATACTACAGTGCAATTAGTAGGAAAAATTAGTACGTTCATCAATCGAGGGTTTTGGGAGGTGATTTCAGGTGACTACATGATGGACTTGGAATTTGATGTCTGTCTCTGGGTTTGtatgtctctttttctctctgttccctaGTCTCTCTCACTCCCTTGTGACTCTTGTTCCTGTTTGTACAATTATAATTGGAATTCCTTGGCTTCCAAAATCATGTAGTTTCAGCTTTAAAATCCAGCAGTAACTTCACCACTGcttaaacagtttttttttctctttgcagcttgAACTGTTTCACAAAACCATATGGTGCCAACAAGCCTCCGGAAGAAATGCAAAGTTTTCATGATGTAAAAGGAATAACTTACTAAAGAGAACCCTAGTGGATCTGTTGTAATGAGCTGTGGATTTCTCTAGAGGTCAGGTGCCTGTTTGATGACAGCAGGAAACATTTTCTAAACAAGGAGGTTTGAAACCTCTAGTGGAAGTGTACTGTTAAGTCGTAGGATTTTTATTTCTACCTAGATCAATCAGCAGTGGCtgtgactttttgtttgttttttattttgttttgttctgttttgtcagTGATGTGAAACCTGCCTCTAAAAACATTTTCCTAGGCCAGGCCTCCTGTTTTATGTCTCTGTAAGGAGGCTTCAAGGTTTAAAACAATTCTCAAACTTATTCAACAACTGGAAACTAcagcatttttttcccatatgtgAGGAAGAAATACTTGCTTACTGAGctacaaataacaaattataaaagtcaGCACAAGTCAAATAGAATCTTAGAATCAACTTTGATATACACTGTTGGTAGAGCAGCAAAGTTGAAGACAAATTTGAAATGTAAAAGATTATCACtgaaaaatttctattcattacttttaaaaatttttctatgcATCTAGGAAAAGATTgtcatttttcagttttactggTGGAATACCTAGACTTAGTTTTTGAAACATCAGTGTTCCAATGGAGCGTACTTTGACAGTTACTGGTATAAAACTGTATTAGCTGTAGAGTGCTCTAGAAAGAGTtacaataaaattaatgataatgTGTGATTATGTCCTTGAATACTACTATGTAGTATTCAAACAGTTTACTCTGATGGTTAGCTGAGAGTTGAGGCATAGGGAAATCTGATGCTAGGTTCCTTATATTTGATTTCATTCATGGCTTAAAGGAGAGTGATTGACATTTAGACCCAAGACTCTCACTCCAGAGTCACTGCACAGTTAGTGAGAAGCTGGCCTGTCAGCGGGTGCTCGTGTCATGTCTGTTCTGTGCTGAGAAAACAGCATCAGTGCTAATTGAAACAGCAGAGATGATTACCAAGGCTGTCGCTTGAGAAGCAATATATACCGACACTGAAGGGCAAAGGGCTATTTATTTAGAAAAGTTCACCATCAAATCACTGGACAGGATGAACAACTCATGAAGAAAATCAACGCTTAGTACAATCAAAAGGGAATCCATTGCTATTTGCTAGGCACTCTCAATGTGAACAAAACTCCTTGAAACATCCTCTACTGGATAAGCAACCATGATTGTGAAAAATCCATCTTTTTTATCAACTGATACCTCTTTCCAAGGTTTTTCGAATTATATTTAAGCATAATACAGGCTATCTGGTGTTAGCAAGCGCCCAATTTAGCATTAATTTCTCTGGATGGAAATCTGAGCCATATGTTTATGTTAGTAATAGCAACACTATGTAATTTGATCATGTCTGAGCAGGCTGATGTAGTTTCATCTCAAAGAGGGAGTTCTGAGAGTATCTATCCATTTTTGAAGCATTGGCAGCTTTCAGTACAGAGGCTACACaagttttctaatcttattttatttaatttctctattgGTCTGACACTGATTAGAGGTTCAAATAAAATTGTGATTCTTCTATGCCTTGATTATATTAAAGTACTTCTTGTCTGTCTCCTGGCACCAGGAACAACTGCAGGTAAGTTAATTGTTACAAGGTTGTAGCAGAGAAGCACTAGTGCTCTTTGACGTGGCTGTTATACCAGATTTCCAGATGactgagatattttaaaaaatatactcaacCTCACTTCATAACTACATTTTCACAAGAGTACAGAAATCATCTTTCCAAGTGCATCTTTCCAAGTGCTCTCATGTGCACATAAACAGCTTTGACTTTGGGAGCCAGCACAGGgcacataaaacaaaatgagtaaaaaaaaaattgcacatagAGTAATTTTAatccattccattttttaaataccacaataaatttaattttcacaataaattaAATAGCCATATTCAGTTTACAAAATAGAATTACTTAGTGTGAAACCAGTATTTACAACTATATACATTATGTACATGACATTTCTCTTTGTTGACACAGAACATGGAAGTAAAAGGACTCGACTTTCCCATGTGTGATTGACATGCTACAAGTGACACCATGGTCCATACGAGAAAACAATAGTGCAAAATCACCACAGGAACTTTGGAACGATGTCAATTTTATGAGATAAgacattcttttaaataataagaaaatagtattttctgttttcatggcATCAATTCAGCATCTGAATTAAAGAGTCAGCTTTCCCTTAGAAAAGAATGCATAACTCAATCCTCTACTTCCTGAAACTTCACAGCCATTGGTACATTTTCACAAGTTAATCTTTTGGCTTAAATCTATGAAAATGGCAGGCGACAAATTCTGACTCAAAGGAAGACTGACTCTTTGAGAATAGCTGAAGTCACTCTCCCCCAGTACCACCACctctttttgtaaataatgtaaaAGATGCAACTATGTAGACAGCACActgtttctttgtaaattttcAGTAGGAAAAGAGCTGATCTTATATTTGGTAACACACTGCGTATGTACAAGTATACATGGAAAAATGACTTGGACAGTTGTGTCTAGGAAAAGTGCATATTTTAATCTAGAAGAGACATGTGTGTCTCCAGGCACAACACACAGTGTTGTGTGACATTATTTTAGGGCCAGTTCAATGTCCTCCCAGTGATCTGGTAAAATTTTTGATTGAAAGGGTGAAAGAATTTGCGCAATTTGGTAATGACAGAGGGGTCCACCTCCGGATGAATACGCCCCTTGCTGCCCGCCAGGCACTTATTAAAGATAATGTTAAATCGCAAGCAGTAAAACCCTCTGGTAGCATTGAAATACAAATTGTATTGACTTATTCTCGGGGGAAGATTTAGGAACTTCTCCACGAGCTGAAGTTCTGGCAGGGGTTCCGTGATGAGTCGATCTCCATCGACGATGTGAAATTGCTCAATTGGAAAGTACTTCAACCACCTTTCCAGATGTTTGGTGTAGATGCTGGTTCTTACTGCCTTGTATTTCGTGTTCACTTCGCAGGTATTAGGGTCTATGGCCAGCTTCTCAAACTTGTAATATGTTttattcttcctctccttcccctctagCACCTGAGTGTAATCAGAAATAGCTCTTGTGGTTGGCTCCCTGACAATGATCAACAACTTGATGGATGAGTTCATTCTGTAAATCCTTTCCGGAACCTCCTCCGTGATAAAATATGCTGGGCTCTTTTCAATTGTGATTTGCTGAGGGTAGGAAAAAGGCATCTTTTTCCTATACCACTCAATACCCTTGGCATAATTCTCATCATTGTCAAAAAAGTGGATTTCTTGAGAGGCTTTGACCACTGCTGGATGGAGGTTCAGCATCTCAAGCAGGGCCCTGGTGCCTCCTTTCCTCACCCCGATGATAATGGCCTTGGGGAGCTGCTGGACCAGGTCATGAAGGTGCACCTGCTCCTTGGAAGCGTTGCCCTTCCGGAACTCGTGCAGCAGGCCGCGCTTAAACTGCAGGGCGCGCAGGGGGAACTCAGCCTGACCACGGGCTCCGAATCGGCCTTCGATGGGGCAAATGGGTTGCAGCCTGTAAGTAACAGAGAGACGCTCTAAGGAGCTCATTGCAAgtaatttctcatttctctggtTCCCAGTCAGAGTAAGATTTTAAAGGCATAAATAAAACCACTGTTCCCCGCCTTCTGCAATCCATAATGAACATATGTTTGGGAAATTTTACTTTAAGCAACTCTGTATTAAATGGAGCACACATAATTGATGGGATATTTTTATTAGTGCTTCTCAAAATTTTTATTCACCAAGCACTTAATTGACTACAGCGTGTACTGATGTTCACAGTACAGGACAGACAAGTGACACCAACCATACTAATAGCCTTTTAACAGCTCACTAGTTAAcatcatttagaaaatatgaaag contains:
- the HS3ST5 gene encoding heparan sulfate glucosamine 3-O-sulfotransferase 5 codes for the protein MLFKQQAWLRQKLLVLGSLAVGSLLYLVARVGSLDRLQPICPIEGRFGARGQAEFPLRALQFKRGLLHEFRKGNASKEQVHLHDLVQQLPKAIIIGVRKGGTRALLEMLNLHPAVVKASQEIHFFDNDENYAKGIEWYRKKMPFSYPQQITIEKSPAYFITEEVPERIYRMNSSIKLLIIVREPTTRAISDYTQVLEGKERKNKTYYKFEKLAIDPNTCEVNTKYKAVRTSIYTKHLERWLKYFPIEQFHIVDGDRLITEPLPELQLVEKFLNLPPRISQYNLYFNATRGFYCLRFNIIFNKCLAGSKGRIHPEVDPSVITKLRKFFHPFNQKFYQITGRTLNWP